One window of the Tetragenococcus koreensis genome contains the following:
- a CDS encoding class II fructose-bisphosphate aldolase, translated as MLVNSKKILLDAKKENFAVPATNFIDLDTARSYVTVAEKRGLPLILAYAQSHREVLSIEEAALIGKFLAEKSDVPIILHLDHGEDTDFIFKAIELGFASVMIDASSESFKDNIAITKKVVEYAHKFDVTVEAELGHVGSNDFSESPTMTDSIYTEVEDVLEFVDQTGVDSLAISIGTAHGIYKAAPQINFDRLEEIDQMTEIPLVLHGGSSSGDTNLNHCATHGISKVNIFSDFINDAFSAIKDQQPKDYLELKNIANQTMEEVLDHYYTVFETKSVKA; from the coding sequence ATGTTAGTGAACTCCAAAAAAATATTACTTGATGCTAAAAAAGAGAACTTTGCTGTTCCAGCGACGAACTTCATTGATTTAGATACTGCACGTTCTTACGTTACTGTTGCCGAAAAAAGAGGACTGCCTTTGATCTTGGCTTATGCACAGTCACATAGAGAAGTGCTATCGATTGAAGAAGCCGCGTTAATTGGCAAATTTTTAGCAGAAAAAAGTGATGTTCCAATTATTCTTCACTTAGATCATGGCGAAGATACGGATTTTATTTTTAAAGCGATTGAATTAGGATTTGCTTCAGTCATGATAGATGCTTCTAGTGAGTCATTTAAAGATAATATAGCAATCACAAAAAAGGTAGTCGAATATGCGCATAAGTTTGATGTAACAGTAGAAGCAGAATTAGGGCATGTTGGTTCTAACGACTTTTCAGAATCACCTACGATGACCGATTCGATTTATACAGAAGTAGAGGATGTGCTTGAATTTGTTGATCAAACTGGAGTAGATTCTTTAGCCATTTCAATTGGAACGGCCCATGGGATTTACAAAGCAGCGCCCCAAATTAATTTTGATCGGTTAGAAGAGATTGACCAAATGACAGAAATACCGCTTGTCTTACACGGCGGGTCTTCTAGTGGCGATACGAATTTGAATCACTGTGCAACACATGGTATTAGTAAAGTAAATATTTTCTCCGACTTTATTAATGATGCTTTTTCCGCGATTAAAGATCAACAGCCTAAAGATTATTTAGAGTTAAAAAATATCGCTAATCAAACAATGGAAGAAGTTTTAGATCATTATTATACTGTATTTGAAACAAAGTCAGTTAAAGCTTAA
- a CDS encoding alpha/beta hydrolase: MKTFELSLKTSEPNMPSSINVYLRENVTAEKESFPAVVICPGGGYEFIASVESEPLALAFLSQGFQAIVLNYTTMQDGLQKNFLNSNILQIAKTFEIIEQNKDEWQIDPNKIFLLGCSAGGHLAASYSTSWHTIRSDDHSVNLQPRGTILCYPVTGFEFGWPRNTSHFDFLIEDLKEFETPDKINQNTPDTFIWHTANDPSVPVLNTLKYCEKLEENDIKFECHIFETGLHGLSLATRSSAKYMTQDYIDSDIATWFPTCIKWLNKRL, encoded by the coding sequence ATGAAAACTTTTGAATTATCGTTAAAGACATCTGAGCCAAATATGCCGAGTTCAATTAATGTATACCTACGAGAAAATGTGACTGCAGAGAAAGAATCATTTCCTGCAGTGGTTATTTGTCCCGGCGGAGGGTATGAATTTATAGCCTCTGTAGAATCTGAACCACTAGCTCTAGCTTTTCTTTCACAGGGCTTTCAAGCTATCGTTTTGAACTATACAACCATGCAAGATGGGCTGCAAAAAAATTTCTTAAATTCAAATATCTTACAAATAGCAAAAACCTTCGAAATCATTGAACAAAACAAAGATGAATGGCAAATTGATCCAAATAAAATTTTCTTATTAGGTTGTTCTGCGGGTGGACATCTGGCAGCTTCTTATTCAACGAGTTGGCATACAATTAGGAGTGATGACCATTCTGTTAATCTGCAGCCAAGGGGAACCATTCTCTGCTATCCTGTTACTGGATTTGAATTTGGCTGGCCAAGGAATACGTCGCATTTTGATTTTTTAATTGAAGATTTGAAAGAGTTTGAAACGCCTGACAAAATAAATCAAAACACGCCCGATACTTTTATCTGGCATACAGCAAATGACCCCTCGGTTCCAGTCTTAAACACCTTGAAGTATTGTGAAAAATTAGAAGAAAACGACATAAAATTTGAATGTCATATTTTTGAAACAGGACTCCATGGTTTATCCTTAGCTACAAGATCATCGGCAAAATATATGACACAAGATTATATTGATTCAGATATTGCAACGTGGTTTCCAACATGTATAAAGTGGCTAAACAAACGTCTTTAA
- a CDS encoding triose-phosphate isomerase encodes MEIQAPFFTFNPKSYFYGEQLLELAKKADELAERYPYLTILVTAPYADLANIASHTKHIIVTAQHMDGIDPGRGMGAVLPESIYQAGARAVFLNHAERPLQLAELVQSIEKAQDLGIKTIVCANSLEEARSIALLKPDILLCEPTELIGTGKTSDESYIQKTNSAIKEIDPNIFILQAAGISTPEDVYHTLQMGADGTGCTSGITEADSPAKMLEEMIEAVNRIYKEREEK; translated from the coding sequence ATGGAAATACAGGCGCCATTTTTTACCTTTAATCCGAAGTCCTATTTTTACGGTGAGCAACTCTTGGAATTAGCAAAAAAAGCAGATGAATTAGCAGAAAGATATCCTTATCTAACTATACTTGTGACAGCCCCTTATGCAGATTTAGCAAATATTGCGTCGCATACCAAACATATTATTGTCACAGCGCAACATATGGACGGTATCGATCCAGGACGCGGGATGGGCGCAGTATTGCCAGAGTCGATTTACCAAGCTGGCGCACGAGCCGTCTTTTTAAATCATGCCGAACGTCCTTTACAACTAGCAGAGCTTGTTCAATCCATAGAAAAAGCTCAAGATTTAGGTATCAAAACAATTGTATGCGCTAACTCGTTAGAAGAAGCGCGTTCGATCGCGTTACTGAAACCGGATATTTTACTTTGCGAACCGACTGAATTAATTGGTACGGGCAAGACAAGCGATGAGAGTTATATACAAAAAACGAACAGTGCGATTAAAGAGATTGATCCAAATATTTTCATTTTACAAGCTGCTGGGATAAGCACACCAGAAGATGTCTACCATACATTGCAAATGGGGGCAGATGGCACCGGTTGTACCAGTGGGATTACCGAAGCAGATTCTCCTGCAAAAATGTTAGAAGAAATGATTGAAGCGGTCAATCGCATATATAAAGAAAGAGAGGAAAAATAA
- a CDS encoding sugar-binding transcriptional regulator: MNNRDKMIVKAALLFYKENVNQTEIAQQLGVSRPTVATLLKEAVERGIVKISIQDSEIMNFEQQEILAKKYGLKTVLISSASDSEDEAKQEVGNLCATFVENNLKRIKSLGIGWGSTLNKFAEAASFHHFEDLSIVPLIGGVDVSNVKNQSNHLAFILSQKYNCNVDYFYAPAIAESLEMKETFDKSQFINNIIRKGKNVDMAIAAVGNPIESSSYRKLGYFSEEDSREMKEKNVIGDILATFFNQEGQPVATNISQKIIGINLEDLMNIKEVVVVASGKEKAPSIQYLLKQPVIDHLIIDSEIAATL; this comes from the coding sequence ATGAATAATAGAGATAAAATGATAGTAAAAGCTGCTTTGCTTTTTTATAAAGAAAACGTGAACCAAACTGAAATAGCCCAACAACTAGGCGTTTCTAGACCTACTGTTGCGACTTTATTGAAAGAAGCTGTAGAACGCGGGATCGTTAAAATTTCCATTCAAGATTCGGAAATTATGAATTTTGAACAACAAGAAATCTTAGCGAAAAAATATGGGCTAAAAACCGTGCTCATTTCTTCAGCAAGCGATTCGGAAGATGAGGCAAAACAAGAAGTTGGCAACTTATGTGCAACTTTTGTGGAAAACAACCTAAAGCGTATAAAAAGTCTAGGGATCGGTTGGGGTTCTACTTTGAACAAATTTGCAGAAGCTGCAAGTTTTCATCATTTTGAAGACTTATCGATTGTACCGCTTATTGGAGGTGTTGATGTTTCCAATGTCAAAAATCAATCCAACCATTTAGCTTTTATATTGTCGCAAAAATATAATTGCAATGTTGATTATTTTTATGCTCCAGCGATTGCTGAAAGTTTGGAAATGAAGGAAACGTTTGACAAATCACAATTTATTAACAATATTATCCGCAAAGGAAAAAATGTCGACATGGCAATTGCTGCGGTAGGCAATCCAATTGAATCCTCTTCTTATCGAAAGTTGGGTTATTTTAGTGAAGAAGATTCTCGAGAGATGAAGGAAAAAAACGTCATTGGTGATATACTTGCAACGTTTTTCAATCAAGAGGGCCAGCCGGTCGCAACAAATATTTCACAAAAAATAATTGGTATTAATTTAGAGGATCTGATGAACATCAAAGAAGTTGTGGTTGTAGCTTCTGGAAAAGAAAAAGCGCCTAGTATCCAATATTTGCTAAAACAACCTGTCATTGACCATTTAATTATTGATTCAGAAATTGCGGCTACATTATAA
- a CDS encoding zinc-binding dehydrogenase has product MKAVTITENNEIAVKQREAPQVSVGEVLVKIHAAGMNNADVMQKMGGYPAPVDAPADIPGLEFAGEVVEIGPETERFSVGDRVMGLVSGGAQAEIIAVNERFLMPMPRSLSWEAAGSFPEAFITAHDALSTKGNLRPGERVLITGAAGAVGVAAVQIAKSIGAEVIASVRNPDTREATKKLGADGVIAPADMENYGPYDVILELIGAADFAANIDALNYQGRIICIGFMSGADANVDISKLAFKQAAVYGRALRKRPKEGKATAIRAVEKEVLPFVEKGEMIVPLHATYSLEDAEEAYENYNKKGKFGQIVLVNE; this is encoded by the coding sequence ATGAAGGCTGTAACGATAACAGAAAATAACGAAATCGCAGTTAAACAACGGGAAGCTCCGCAAGTAAGTGTAGGAGAAGTTCTAGTCAAAATTCACGCTGCTGGCATGAATAACGCAGATGTCATGCAAAAAATGGGTGGTTATCCTGCTCCTGTCGATGCTCCGGCTGATATTCCTGGTTTAGAATTTGCTGGTGAAGTCGTTGAGATTGGGCCTGAAACTGAAAGATTCTCTGTTGGAGACCGCGTTATGGGGTTAGTTAGTGGAGGTGCGCAGGCTGAAATCATCGCTGTTAACGAACGTTTCTTAATGCCAATGCCTAGGTCATTGAGTTGGGAAGCAGCAGGTAGTTTTCCAGAAGCTTTTATTACCGCGCATGATGCTTTAAGCACTAAAGGTAACCTACGTCCGGGAGAACGTGTGCTAATTACTGGTGCTGCTGGCGCTGTCGGAGTCGCAGCTGTACAAATTGCTAAGTCAATAGGCGCAGAAGTGATTGCATCAGTTAGAAATCCTGATACCAGAGAAGCGACCAAAAAATTAGGAGCAGATGGAGTGATTGCTCCAGCCGATATGGAAAATTATGGGCCTTATGATGTTATTTTAGAACTAATTGGAGCTGCAGATTTTGCAGCCAATATAGATGCCTTAAATTATCAGGGAAGAATTATTTGTATTGGTTTCATGAGTGGCGCAGATGCCAATGTGGATATATCCAAACTTGCCTTTAAGCAAGCAGCGGTTTACGGTAGAGCGTTACGCAAAAGACCGAAAGAAGGTAAAGCGACAGCTATTCGCGCAGTGGAAAAAGAAGTGCTGCCTTTTGTTGAAAAAGGTGAAATGATAGTACCACTACACGCTACTTATTCACTGGAGGACGCGGAAGAAGCCTATGAAAACTACAATAAAAAAGGCAAATTCGGACAAATTGTTTTAGTAAACGAGTAA
- a CDS encoding type B 50S ribosomal protein L31 — translation MRQNIHPEYHPVVFMDTTTGFKFLSGSTKNSEETIEWEDGNTYPVIRVEVTSDSHPFYTGRQKFTQADGPVDRFNKKYGFKDTNAVE, via the coding sequence ATGAGACAAAATATTCATCCAGAATATCATCCAGTTGTATTTATGGACACAACAACCGGCTTTAAATTCTTGTCAGGTTCAACAAAAAACTCAGAAGAAACCATCGAATGGGAAGACGGCAATACTTACCCAGTAATCCGTGTTGAAGTAACTTCTGATTCACATCCATTCTATACTGGACGACAAAAATTCACGCAAGCAGATGGACCAGTGGACCGTTTCAACAAAAAATACGGTTTCAAAGATACCAACGCTGTGGAATAA
- a CDS encoding Asp23/Gls24 family envelope stress response protein, producing the protein MANQPEDFVSTGNDSVQPTEGDTQVSGELTFNDKVIQKIIGIAMEKIDGLLNVQGGFFSSVAGKIANTDNVTAGIETEVGQKQVAVDMEIICEYGKDAAKIYDEIKQVVVTEVKKMTHLDVIEVNVNVADIQTEEEYEQNKETLQDKASDAADTVGAYTSEKTDQAAGKINEGVDKAKEKTEPKVQ; encoded by the coding sequence ATGGCAAATCAACCAGAAGATTTTGTTTCAACAGGAAATGATTCAGTTCAACCAACTGAAGGGGATACACAAGTCTCCGGTGAACTAACTTTTAACGATAAAGTAATCCAAAAGATTATCGGGATTGCAATGGAAAAAATAGATGGCTTATTGAATGTCCAAGGTGGTTTCTTTTCATCTGTTGCTGGGAAGATCGCTAATACAGACAACGTGACAGCCGGTATAGAAACAGAAGTAGGCCAAAAACAAGTAGCCGTTGATATGGAAATTATCTGTGAATATGGCAAAGATGCGGCGAAAATCTATGATGAAATTAAACAAGTTGTTGTAACAGAAGTTAAAAAAATGACGCATTTAGATGTGATTGAAGTCAATGTAAACGTGGCTGATATCCAAACAGAAGAAGAATACGAACAAAATAAAGAAACTTTGCAAGACAAAGCAAGTGACGCTGCTGATACTGTAGGTGCTTATACGTCTGAAAAAACTGACCAAGCAGCCGGAAAAATAAATGAAGGTGTCGACAAAGCGAAAGAAAAAACTGAACCCAAAGTCCAATAA
- a CDS encoding GNAT family N-acetyltransferase gives MRFREANKEDLTSVAELLATSFLDYPLFSIIEEDRKKRYQFIYELQYINAKLFMAKHKCFVVIDEQNLMGVALLKDLQDVRGEFISYIRLGFYRLLRKGLLFKTLRYLKLMRNVEEPVASSQSKGWYLDMLAISSKAQGLGLGSEILDCVIVPYIKKNGGGTLFLATNTELNRKFYQKNGFDEYKEADLTIDGRSVKDWSYRKKVHA, from the coding sequence TTGCGTTTTCGAGAAGCAAATAAAGAGGATCTTACAAGTGTTGCAGAATTATTGGCAACTTCTTTTTTGGATTATCCCTTATTTTCAATTATCGAAGAAGATAGGAAAAAAAGATATCAATTTATTTACGAATTACAATATATAAATGCGAAGTTATTTATGGCTAAGCATAAATGTTTTGTGGTCATCGATGAACAAAACTTAATGGGTGTGGCGTTATTAAAAGATTTACAAGATGTTCGAGGAGAATTTATTTCCTATATTCGATTGGGTTTTTATCGTCTGCTTAGAAAAGGACTTCTTTTTAAAACGCTGAGGTATCTGAAATTAATGAGAAATGTAGAGGAGCCTGTAGCCAGCTCACAAAGTAAAGGCTGGTATCTAGATATGCTAGCTATTTCTAGCAAAGCCCAAGGACTAGGATTGGGTAGTGAAATACTGGATTGTGTTATTGTGCCTTACATCAAGAAAAACGGTGGAGGGACCTTATTTTTAGCCACCAATACCGAATTGAATCGTAAATTTTACCAAAAAAATGGCTTTGACGAATACAAAGAAGCCGACTTAACCATCGACGGACGCAGTGTTAAAGATTGGAGCTACCGTAAAAAAGTTCACGCTTGA
- a CDS encoding GNAT family N-acetyltransferase, whose amino-acid sequence MFTFENYQPKYLAKMTAIWNNVLTDGIAFPGEELFTENEFEKYLTEHSIVRCMTIDDVLAGFYVVHPNNIGRCSHTANASYCMDKAFRGKRAFPRLVQDSLKQTKEAGFMGMQFNAVVSLNKPAIHTYQENGFEIVGTIPAGFRLKDDSYSDMYIMHRNL is encoded by the coding sequence ATGTTTACTTTTGAAAACTATCAACCTAAATACCTCGCCAAAATGACAGCCATTTGGAATAACGTACTAACGGATGGCATTGCTTTTCCAGGAGAAGAGCTTTTCACCGAAAACGAGTTTGAAAAATACTTAACTGAGCATTCCATCGTTAGATGTATGACAATCGATGATGTTTTAGCTGGTTTTTACGTCGTCCACCCTAACAATATTGGTCGTTGTAGCCATACGGCCAATGCTAGTTATTGTATGGACAAAGCGTTTCGTGGAAAAAGAGCATTTCCCAGACTCGTACAAGATTCATTAAAACAAACAAAAGAAGCTGGGTTTATGGGAATGCAATTCAATGCTGTCGTTTCCTTAAATAAACCAGCAATTCATACCTATCAGGAGAATGGTTTTGAAATAGTAGGCACAATTCCAGCAGGATTTCGTCTAAAAGATGATAGTTATTCGGATATGTATATTATGCATAGAAATTTGTAA
- the phnX gene encoding phosphonoacetaldehyde hydrolase, producing MGSEVEGVIFDWAGTTVDFGCFAPVDTFIEVFKKHGITVSAKEAREPMGLNKLEHLRAMLAMPRINKLWKETLQRESNEQDLQNLYETFETTLLSILPRYSEPISGVVETINWLRAKGLKIGSTTGYTPKMMEILLAEARKKGLEVDACYTSVDTNSLGRPYPYMIFRNMESLKMTATNKVIKVGDTLQDLKEARNAGVWSAGVIIGSSELGLTLAEFQALSEKEQAEKIQKVEDTFLQNGADFTIQTISELPDVIQKVNRRLSNK from the coding sequence ATGGGATCAGAGGTTGAAGGCGTTATCTTTGATTGGGCGGGGACCACAGTAGATTTTGGTTGTTTCGCTCCAGTCGATACCTTTATTGAAGTATTTAAAAAGCACGGCATTACGGTATCAGCTAAAGAAGCAAGAGAACCTATGGGTTTGAACAAATTGGAACATCTTCGTGCCATGTTAGCGATGCCTAGGATCAACAAACTATGGAAAGAAACATTGCAACGTGAATCTAATGAACAAGATCTTCAAAATCTTTACGAAACATTTGAAACAACATTACTATCAATTTTGCCACGTTATTCTGAACCTATTTCTGGTGTAGTAGAAACAATCAATTGGCTAAGAGCAAAGGGGCTAAAAATTGGTTCTACAACCGGTTATACGCCAAAAATGATGGAAATTTTATTAGCTGAGGCGCGTAAAAAAGGACTCGAAGTGGATGCTTGTTATACTTCAGTGGACACAAATTCACTAGGTCGACCTTATCCGTATATGATTTTTCGCAATATGGAATCTTTAAAAATGACAGCTACAAATAAAGTGATCAAAGTAGGCGATACTCTACAAGATTTAAAAGAAGCACGCAATGCTGGCGTTTGGTCAGCAGGTGTGATCATAGGAAGTTCAGAGTTAGGTCTAACTTTGGCAGAATTTCAAGCATTATCGGAAAAAGAACAAGCAGAAAAAATCCAGAAAGTGGAGGACACTTTTTTACAAAACGGAGCTGATTTTACAATCCAAACGATAAGTGAATTACCTGATGTCATTCAAAAAGTAAATCGACGTTTATCCAATAAATAA
- a CDS encoding YjbQ family protein, which produces MKIEHGSLKVKSNGTRVTYSDITEQVRQQIQEAGVQDGVCFVSSQHTTCSVIFEEFVHDKDWNGDELLQVDLNRILDKLIPRQLTESDYLYPGAEHVSFLEELSQQTPDYPNDLTTILNADAHLRASLFGSSQTLIIKDGEPLIGSVGYIYFVDWDQNRQRNRTCNLLMMGN; this is translated from the coding sequence ATGAAAATTGAACACGGCTCGTTAAAAGTTAAATCAAATGGTACTAGAGTCACTTATTCAGACATCACTGAGCAAGTGCGACAACAAATTCAAGAGGCTGGTGTGCAGGATGGCGTATGTTTTGTTAGCTCTCAACATACTACCTGTTCGGTTATCTTTGAAGAATTTGTACATGATAAGGATTGGAATGGCGATGAGTTATTACAAGTGGATCTGAATCGTATTTTGGACAAACTGATTCCTAGGCAATTAACAGAAAGCGATTACTTATATCCAGGAGCTGAACATGTCAGTTTTTTAGAAGAACTATCACAACAAACACCGGATTATCCTAATGATTTAACAACGATTTTAAACGCAGATGCCCATTTACGAGCTTCTCTTTTTGGTTCCAGCCAGACTTTAATTATTAAAGACGGTGAACCGCTAATCGGTTCGGTCGGCTACATTTATTTTGTAGATTGGGATCAAAACAGACAACGTAATCGAACCTGTAATTTATTAATGATGGGTAATTAA
- the abc-f gene encoding ribosomal protection-like ABC-F family protein: MEKLTVKLTNIQQNFGAKEILNIEELSVYENDRIGIIGGNGQGKSTLLKIIHGDLIPEGEVQRETEFNYYPQIAELDELFNIDSLDWELVSQFAIPKNNVQTLSGGEESKFRLAQLLSVYQMGLLLDEPTTHLDQESIKKLVEELRYYYGTLLFVSHDRYFLNQLANKIWEVQDGKVVEYEGNYDSYKQQKELEYIENERATENYLQEKKRLETAITKKKEQAEKASKVSNKKKQQNIRPDRLASSKQKDTVQKNMQKTAKSMEARLSKLQEVTPNEKQQEIAFPSPKSVEIHNKFPIRGENLHLVAGNKILLDKVDFQFSLGKKIAIVGENGIGKSTLLDYIVNNNEGIILSPKVVFSVYRQMDYKLFGDETILSFLMKHTEYPESLVRSILNNLNFAQFEVSKPLSGLSGGEATRLSIALLFARPSNVLVLDEPTNFIDLKTTEALEKLIAGYEGTVLLTSHDPYFVEKVADEVYEFKEQQLRMISKEEI; encoded by the coding sequence ATGGAAAAATTAACCGTTAAATTAACGAATATACAACAAAATTTTGGAGCAAAAGAAATACTAAATATCGAAGAATTATCTGTTTACGAAAATGACCGAATTGGCATCATTGGAGGAAACGGACAAGGAAAGTCCACGTTACTAAAAATCATTCATGGCGATTTGATACCAGAAGGAGAGGTACAAAGGGAAACAGAATTTAATTATTATCCGCAAATAGCTGAGCTTGATGAATTATTTAATATAGATTCACTCGATTGGGAATTGGTAAGCCAGTTTGCTATCCCTAAAAATAATGTTCAGACACTAAGTGGTGGCGAAGAATCGAAGTTTCGTTTGGCTCAGCTTCTTTCGGTTTATCAAATGGGGCTCTTGCTGGATGAACCTACCACACATCTTGATCAAGAAAGTATAAAAAAATTAGTGGAAGAATTACGATATTATTATGGAACTTTATTGTTTGTAAGCCACGATCGTTACTTTTTGAACCAATTGGCAAACAAAATATGGGAAGTTCAAGATGGTAAAGTCGTTGAATACGAGGGTAACTATGATTCTTACAAACAACAGAAAGAATTAGAATATATCGAAAATGAACGGGCGACAGAAAACTATTTGCAAGAGAAAAAACGTTTAGAAACAGCTATTACGAAAAAGAAAGAACAAGCAGAAAAAGCAAGCAAAGTTTCCAATAAGAAAAAGCAGCAAAATATTCGTCCTGATCGCCTGGCTTCTTCAAAACAAAAAGATACCGTACAAAAGAACATGCAAAAAACTGCTAAATCAATGGAAGCACGTTTGTCCAAGCTACAAGAAGTAACACCGAATGAAAAACAGCAAGAGATCGCTTTTCCTTCGCCAAAATCAGTGGAAATTCATAATAAGTTTCCGATCCGTGGCGAAAACCTTCATTTAGTTGCGGGTAATAAAATTCTTTTGGATAAAGTTGATTTTCAATTCAGTTTAGGAAAGAAAATAGCGATTGTTGGTGAAAATGGCATCGGCAAGTCGACATTACTTGATTATATTGTAAATAATAATGAAGGAATCATTTTATCGCCTAAAGTAGTTTTTTCAGTTTATCGTCAAATGGATTATAAATTATTTGGTGATGAAACGATTTTGTCCTTTTTGATGAAGCATACGGAATATCCGGAAAGCCTTGTTCGTAGTATTTTAAATAATTTGAATTTTGCTCAATTCGAGGTAAGCAAGCCGCTATCTGGTTTAAGTGGAGGTGAAGCAACTAGACTGTCGATTGCATTACTATTTGCTCGCCCTTCAAATGTACTGGTATTAGACGAGCCTACAAATTTCATTGATTTGAAAACAACCGAAGCTTTAGAAAAATTAATAGCTGGATACGAAGGCACAGTTTTACTCACTTCTCATGATCCTTATTTTGTAGAAAAAGTGGCTGATGAAGTGTATGAGTTTAAAGAGCAGCAATTGCGGATGATTTCAAAAGAAGAAATATGA
- a CDS encoding YoaK family protein: MEKILKNMKKMDAYIHYMITLCGGFFGVYAIVSRMGNFGQAQTVNLIEMVGNILGKDLTGAIIRLLAVLIFISGIVLATILEKKGKLDQRYLAIFFDFMAAIIVGFSPLSMDPVIALYPFFFATAFQWCVFKGAKGYASATVFCTNNLKQTTISIMECLFMTKNNPERREKLEKAKFYGSTFLSFYIGVVVGYFSWYFYGAHSIWFIAIPLLVNFILVFVEKNKYEANFNIQKNMVHESTLEK; the protein is encoded by the coding sequence TTGGAAAAAATCCTAAAAAATATGAAGAAAATGGATGCCTATATTCACTATATGATCACACTTTGTGGTGGCTTTTTTGGTGTATATGCAATCGTAAGTCGTATGGGAAATTTTGGCCAAGCCCAAACAGTTAATTTAATTGAAATGGTAGGAAATATTCTAGGAAAAGATCTGACAGGGGCAATCATCCGTTTGCTAGCTGTTCTAATTTTTATAAGCGGCATAGTTTTAGCCACTATACTTGAAAAAAAAGGCAAATTAGACCAGCGATACCTTGCTATTTTTTTTGATTTTATGGCAGCTATTATCGTTGGTTTTTCCCCGCTTAGCATGGATCCTGTTATTGCGCTATATCCTTTTTTCTTTGCTACTGCGTTCCAATGGTGCGTGTTTAAAGGCGCTAAGGGATATGCGAGCGCTACGGTTTTTTGCACAAATAACCTGAAGCAAACGACAATTTCAATAATGGAATGTCTTTTTATGACAAAAAATAATCCTGAAAGAAGAGAAAAATTAGAAAAAGCAAAATTTTATGGTAGTACATTTTTAAGTTTTTACATAGGTGTGGTCGTTGGCTATTTTTCATGGTATTTTTATGGTGCTCACAGCATTTGGTTTATCGCAATTCCACTTTTAGTTAATTTTATATTAGTCTTTGTAGAAAAGAACAAATACGAAGCTAATTTTAATATTCAAAAAAATATGGTTCATGAATCGACTTTGGAAAAATAA